A genome region from Aurantiacibacter sp. MUD61 includes the following:
- the rlmN gene encoding 23S rRNA (adenine(2503)-C(2))-methyltransferase RlmN — translation MADTTLMSIPGQVDPVPVARDITPREDGRVDLIGLPKKDIAALFEGAGLDARQAKLRSKQVFHWLYHRGVTDFEAMTDIAKTMRPWLTERFVIGRPEVVEAQHSTDGTRKWLLKTADGHEFEMVFIPDADRGTLCVSSQVGCTLNCRFCHTGTMRLVRNLTPGEIVGQVMLARDALGEWPKGKMDFAEEESEAEYTADGRLLTNIVMMGMGEPLYNFDNVKSALQLVMDGDGLALSKRRITLSTSGVVPAMERCGQEIGVNLAVSLHAVTKDIRDEIVPINKKYGIEELLQACADYPGASNARRITFEYVMLKDKNDSDEDARELVRLLKEYKLPAKVNLIPFNPWPGAVYECSTPERIKAFSNIVFEGGISAPVRTPRGRDIDAACGQLKTAAEKKSRAQRDREAAEDAQAG, via the coding sequence ATGGCAGATACGACACTCATGAGCATTCCGGGGCAGGTTGACCCCGTTCCCGTCGCGCGTGACATCACGCCGCGCGAAGATGGCCGCGTGGACCTGATCGGTCTGCCGAAGAAAGACATCGCAGCCCTGTTTGAAGGCGCCGGCCTCGATGCGCGGCAGGCGAAGCTGCGCTCCAAGCAGGTCTTCCACTGGCTCTACCATCGCGGCGTCACCGATTTCGAGGCGATGACCGATATCGCCAAGACCATGCGCCCATGGCTCACCGAACGGTTTGTGATCGGCCGGCCCGAAGTGGTCGAGGCGCAGCATTCGACCGACGGCACGCGCAAGTGGCTCCTTAAAACCGCTGATGGCCACGAATTCGAGATGGTCTTCATCCCCGATGCCGATCGCGGAACCTTGTGCGTTTCCAGCCAGGTCGGATGCACGCTCAATTGCCGCTTCTGCCACACCGGCACCATGCGCCTGGTGCGCAACCTCACGCCGGGCGAAATCGTCGGCCAGGTCATGCTCGCGCGCGATGCGCTGGGCGAATGGCCCAAGGGCAAGATGGATTTCGCCGAAGAGGAAAGCGAAGCCGAATACACCGCCGATGGCCGCCTGCTCACCAACATCGTGATGATGGGCATGGGTGAGCCGCTGTACAATTTCGACAATGTGAAAAGCGCGCTGCAGCTGGTGATGGATGGCGACGGCCTGGCCCTCTCCAAGCGCCGCATCACGCTGTCCACCAGCGGCGTTGTCCCGGCGATGGAGCGCTGCGGACAGGAGATCGGCGTGAACCTTGCCGTCTCGCTCCATGCGGTGACCAAGGACATTCGTGACGAGATCGTGCCGATCAACAAGAAATACGGCATCGAGGAATTGCTGCAGGCCTGCGCCGATTATCCGGGCGCCAGCAACGCACGCCGCATTACCTTCGAATACGTCATGCTGAAGGACAAGAACGACAGCGACGAAGATGCGCGCGAGCTTGTCCGCCTGCTGAAGGAATACAAGCTTCCCGCGAAGGTGAACCTCATTCCTTTCAACCCTTGGCCGGGTGCCGTCTACGAGTGCTCAACGCCGGAGCGGATCAAGGCCTTCTCTAACATCGTGTTCGAAGGCGGCATTAGCGCACCCGTGCGCACCCCGCGCGGACGCGATATCGATGCGGCGTGCGGCCAGCTGAAAACCGCCGCAGAGAAGAAAAGCCGTGCCCAGCGCGATCGCGAAGCGGCTGAGGATGCTCAGGCTGGCTGA